A window of the Phaseolus vulgaris cultivar G19833 chromosome 5, P. vulgaris v2.0, whole genome shotgun sequence genome harbors these coding sequences:
- the LOC137835203 gene encoding oxoglutarate-dependent flavonoid 7-O-demethylase 1-like, translating to MMRMNYYPPCPQPDKVIGLTPHSDSTGLTILLQLNQVEGLLIRKNGLWVPVNPFPNAFIVNVGDILEISTNGIYKSIEHRATVNAEKERVSIATFYSPNEDGVVGPASSLISEETPPRFRSIGVKDYFKGLFSQKLDGKSYVDVMRI from the exons ATGATGAGGATGAATTACTACCCTCCATGCCCTCAACCAGATAAGGTTATTGGCCTCACTCCTCATTCAGATTCAACTGGACTCACTATTCTCCTACAACTCAATCAAGTAGAAGGGTTGCTGATAAGAAAAAATGGCTTGTGGGTTCCAGTTAACCCCTTTCCAAATGCATTCATTGTAAATGTTGGGGACATATTAGAg ATTTCAACGAACGGAATTTACAAAAGCATTGAGCATCGAGCAACAGTAAATgcagaaaaagaaagagtctCAATTGCAACATTCTATAGTCCAAATGAAGATGGTGTGGTGGGTCCTGCATCAAGCTTGATCAGTGAAGAAACACCACCACGATTCAGAAGCATAGGAGTGAAGGACTATTTCAAGGGCCTATTTTCTCAAAAACTTGATGGAAAGTCCTACGTGGATGTCATGAGAATTTAG